A DNA window from Chryseobacterium sp. MEBOG06 contains the following coding sequences:
- a CDS encoding YceI family protein yields the protein MKKVFLSFVFALFSVVAFAQGSWEVDPMHSSVNFNIKHMGISFVQGRFDKFEGRVNNNGANLDNADFKFGVSIRSINTGVDARDRHLVSPDFFDAEKYPAIEFKSTSITKDKNNNYILKGKLNMKGIEKEISVPVIFGGITKNKEGKEIMGIQAKFTVNRLDYGIKYDPTGAGIAKDVEVSLYYELIKQ from the coding sequence ATGAAAAAAGTTTTTTTATCTTTTGTATTTGCCCTTTTTAGTGTTGTAGCATTTGCACAAGGGAGCTGGGAAGTTGATCCAATGCATTCTTCAGTTAATTTCAATATTAAACATATGGGAATTAGCTTCGTACAGGGAAGATTTGATAAATTTGAAGGAAGAGTGAATAACAACGGTGCTAATTTGGATAATGCCGATTTTAAATTCGGGGTAAGTATTCGTTCTATCAACACTGGAGTGGATGCACGAGACAGACACCTTGTAAGCCCGGATTTTTTTGATGCTGAAAAATATCCTGCCATTGAATTTAAGAGTACTTCCATTACGAAGGATAAGAATAACAACTATATTCTGAAAGGGAAGCTGAATATGAAAGGAATTGAAAAAGAAATCAGTGTTCCTGTAATATTTGGTGGGATTACAAAGAATAAAGAAGGAAAGGAGATCATGGGGATTCAGGCAAAATTCACGGTTAACCGTTTAGATTATGGAATTAAATATGATCCAACCGGAGCAGGAATTGCAAAAGACGTTGAAGTAAGTCTTTATTATGAGCTTATTAAGCAATAA
- the radA gene encoding DNA repair protein RadA, whose amino-acid sequence MAKLKTAYFCQNCGTQYPQWMGQCKNCGEWNTLVEEVVEKPSHKTPPFSKTKQHVINIVEVETSEEPRIKTPSEELNRVLGGGIVLGSVTLIGGEPGIGKSTLLLQLALKMKKKIFYVSGEESASQIKMRADRLTDIQNPNCFLFTETSLEKILHEAKKLEPDFMIIDSIQTLQSQLIESSPGTVSQIRECSNEIIKYAKENNTPVFLVGHITKDGQIAGPKVLEHMVDVVLNFDGDRNHLFRLLRANKNRFGSTSEIGIYEMVSQGLKEIKNPSEILITKKFEELSGNSVAVTLEGNRPMLLEIQALVSTAVYGTPQRSCTGFDSKRLNMLLAVLEKRAGFQLGAKDVFLNITGGIKTDDPALDLAVVASVLSSNEDIAISEHYCFAGEIGLSGEIRPVAQAEQRITEAEKLGYEKIFVSNLNKIPKRKFGIKIEEVSKIEDFHERLF is encoded by the coding sequence ATGGCAAAACTGAAAACAGCATATTTCTGTCAAAACTGCGGAACCCAGTATCCCCAATGGATGGGGCAATGTAAAAACTGTGGAGAATGGAACACATTAGTAGAAGAAGTGGTTGAAAAACCATCCCATAAAACACCTCCATTTTCAAAGACTAAGCAACATGTCATCAATATTGTTGAAGTAGAAACAAGTGAAGAACCAAGAATCAAAACACCATCTGAGGAACTGAACCGTGTTTTGGGCGGAGGCATTGTTCTGGGATCTGTTACTCTTATCGGAGGTGAACCCGGAATAGGAAAGTCTACTCTTCTTCTTCAGCTTGCGTTGAAAATGAAGAAAAAAATATTCTATGTTTCCGGTGAAGAAAGTGCTTCTCAGATTAAAATGAGGGCTGACAGATTAACTGATATTCAAAACCCCAACTGTTTTCTTTTTACTGAAACTTCATTGGAAAAAATTCTCCATGAAGCCAAAAAACTGGAACCGGATTTCATGATCATAGATTCTATTCAGACGCTGCAATCCCAGCTGATAGAAAGTTCACCCGGAACAGTTTCGCAGATCAGAGAATGTTCCAATGAAATTATAAAGTATGCCAAAGAAAACAATACTCCTGTATTTCTGGTAGGACACATCACTAAGGATGGTCAGATTGCCGGCCCAAAAGTATTGGAACATATGGTGGATGTCGTTTTAAATTTTGACGGAGACCGAAATCACCTTTTCCGATTACTGAGAGCGAATAAAAACCGTTTTGGTTCCACTTCCGAAATTGGAATTTATGAAATGGTATCCCAGGGATTGAAAGAAATTAAAAATCCTTCTGAAATTCTGATCACCAAAAAATTTGAGGAACTGTCTGGAAATTCAGTTGCTGTAACGCTGGAGGGAAACCGTCCTATGCTTCTTGAAATTCAGGCATTGGTAAGTACAGCAGTGTATGGTACTCCTCAGAGAAGCTGCACAGGTTTTGATTCTAAAAGACTGAATATGCTTTTGGCTGTTCTGGAAAAAAGAGCAGGTTTCCAATTGGGAGCGAAAGACGTTTTCCTGAATATTACCGGAGGGATAAAAACAGATGATCCTGCTTTAGATCTTGCCGTAGTGGCTTCCGTACTTTCGTCCAATGAAGACATTGCTATTTCAGAGCACTACTGCTTTGCCGGAGAGATTGGATTGAGTGGCGAAATACGCCCTGTAGCTCAAGCTGAGCAAAGAATCACTGAAGCAGAAAAGCTGGGATATGAAAAGATATTTGTCTCTAATCTTAACAAAATTCCGAAGAGAAAATTCGGAATCAAAATTGAGGAAGTGAGTAAGATTGAAGATTTTCATGAAAGACTTTTTTAA
- a CDS encoding class I SAM-dependent DNA methyltransferase yields MKANIREYYSNLAESYDENRFGNSYGKYIDQQERSFLTSYFQNKKYTKILDLGCGTGRLLNFATHGTDFSEKMLHIARRKHPEKILAAGEISSIPFNSEFDCIFCFHVIMHQNQEETKSFLNECHQKLSKNGTLIFDYPVKTRKKGISPQEDWHAGNSFSSSEILRLSGDLWKVKNTTGILFFPIHRLPKAVRKFFLPLDILLCRTFLRNWASYHITVLEKI; encoded by the coding sequence ATGAAAGCAAATATCCGTGAATATTACAGCAACCTTGCAGAATCCTATGATGAAAACCGTTTCGGGAATTCCTATGGAAAATATATTGATCAACAGGAAAGATCATTTTTAACCTCATATTTTCAAAATAAAAAATATACTAAGATTCTGGATTTGGGGTGCGGAACAGGCCGGCTGCTTAATTTTGCTACTCATGGAACAGATTTCAGCGAGAAAATGCTGCATATTGCCCGTCGAAAACATCCTGAAAAGATTCTGGCTGCAGGGGAAATTTCAAGTATTCCTTTTAACAGCGAATTTGATTGCATCTTCTGTTTCCATGTCATTATGCACCAAAACCAGGAAGAGACAAAATCTTTCCTGAATGAATGTCATCAGAAATTAAGTAAAAACGGAACTTTAATTTTCGATTACCCTGTGAAAACCAGAAAAAAAGGAATTTCTCCACAGGAAGACTGGCATGCGGGAAATAGCTTTTCATCCTCAGAAATTTTACGGCTTTCAGGAGACCTGTGGAAAGTAAAAAATACAACAGGAATCCTCTTTTTTCCAATTCACAGATTACCAAAGGCCGTAAGAAAATTCTTTCTGCCACTGGATATTCTACTGTGCAGAACTTTCCTGAGAAATTGGGCATCTTATCATATTACAGTTTTAGAAAAGATATGA
- a CDS encoding VanW family protein, which produces MKQQLKNWIPHSWKLKLKLLQRYADERKNNHSYPKEYISENIGTHSIRLQQIIKKGTFHQNKIHNLKVVGNKINNLVIYPDEVFSFWKITGKPSKKNNFKEGRNLIKNHISSDIGGGICQFSSILYYLALQSGLKILERFPHSIDIYKEEERFTPLGSDCTVVYGYKDLQIQNIFPFPVQLQCTITDDELHLSLISAIELGLQEIQFKYIETEKGIWVETLSNSKTLFKNFYIRL; this is translated from the coding sequence ATGAAACAGCAACTAAAAAACTGGATACCCCACTCGTGGAAACTAAAATTGAAGCTTCTGCAGCGGTATGCTGATGAAAGGAAAAACAACCATTCCTACCCTAAGGAATATATTTCAGAAAACATCGGTACGCATTCTATTAGACTTCAGCAGATCATTAAGAAAGGGACATTTCATCAGAATAAAATCCATAATTTAAAAGTTGTAGGAAATAAGATCAATAATCTGGTGATTTATCCCGATGAAGTATTTTCTTTCTGGAAAATAACAGGAAAACCAAGTAAAAAAAATAATTTTAAGGAGGGAAGAAACCTGATTAAAAACCATATTTCAAGTGATATTGGCGGTGGAATCTGTCAATTTTCTTCAATTTTATATTATCTCGCTCTTCAGTCAGGATTGAAAATTTTAGAAAGATTTCCGCATTCTATAGATATATATAAGGAAGAGGAACGTTTTACTCCCCTGGGTTCAGACTGTACAGTGGTTTATGGCTATAAGGATCTGCAAATTCAAAATATTTTTCCGTTTCCTGTTCAGCTTCAATGCACGATTACTGATGACGAGCTTCACCTCAGCCTGATTTCTGCCATTGAATTAGGTTTACAGGAAATTCAATTTAAATATATTGAAACAGAAAAAGGTATTTGGGTAGAAACCTTAAGCAATAGTAAAACTTTGTTTAAAAATTTCTATATTCGTTTATGA
- a CDS encoding ACP phosphodiesterase → MNYLAHSFLSFTDGQIVGQFLEDFIRNKDRFSFPKDIQDGITLHRAIDTFTDSHPAILEAKHAFAPLVRLYAGAFVDVSMDYFVANDLSLHSPEEWKNHSLQVYRVLNAHEKWLPDNFKGMLVKMEHDDWLYNYREDWGIKFSIQNVLNKAKYLDKDIPVFEAFLENKDFLQECYNDFFPDLEAHVKGINTLLQLDN, encoded by the coding sequence ATGAATTATTTGGCTCACTCTTTTCTTTCTTTCACTGACGGGCAGATCGTGGGTCAGTTTTTGGAAGATTTTATCCGAAACAAAGACCGTTTTTCTTTTCCGAAAGATATTCAGGACGGTATTACCCTGCACAGAGCCATAGATACTTTTACAGATTCACATCCTGCAATTCTTGAGGCAAAGCATGCATTTGCTCCACTGGTGAGGCTTTATGCTGGGGCATTTGTAGACGTCTCCATGGATTATTTTGTAGCAAACGATCTTTCTTTACACTCTCCGGAAGAATGGAAAAATCATTCCCTCCAGGTTTACCGTGTATTGAATGCCCATGAAAAATGGCTGCCCGATAATTTTAAAGGAATGCTTGTTAAGATGGAACATGACGACTGGCTTTATAACTACCGTGAAGACTGGGGAATTAAATTCAGTATTCAAAATGTGCTTAATAAGGCCAAATATCTGGACAAAGATATCCCTGTTTTTGAAGCTTTTTTAGAGAATAAAGATTTTCTCCAAGAGTGTTATAATGATTTCTTTCCGGATCTGGAAGCTCATGTTAAGGGGATCAATACATTACTTCAGCTGGATAACTGA
- a CDS encoding DUF6702 family protein: MLRKFFFGLFLLLTVVFQSFGSKDAFHPYHVGSVEINYNSKSRTFEVTGRFFLDDLESGLGKKYGDSFHFNDEKYKAKLNEALQKYCAEYLKLKVDSKFLKINYVGYEEDQESVNVFLESEPVSNPKKVEAAVSFLYNLFDDQINIVHIIVNGQRNSEKLSYPNRYLYKQF; this comes from the coding sequence ATGTTGCGCAAATTTTTTTTTGGATTGTTTTTATTGCTGACCGTGGTCTTCCAGAGTTTTGGAAGTAAGGACGCTTTTCATCCTTATCATGTGGGCTCAGTGGAAATTAATTATAACTCAAAGTCCAGAACATTTGAAGTGACAGGAAGATTTTTCTTAGACGATCTGGAAAGTGGTTTAGGTAAAAAATATGGTGATTCTTTTCACTTTAATGATGAGAAATACAAAGCTAAGCTCAATGAAGCCTTACAGAAGTATTGCGCAGAATATCTGAAATTGAAAGTTGACAGTAAGTTTTTAAAGATAAATTATGTCGGCTATGAAGAAGATCAGGAATCGGTAAATGTTTTTCTCGAATCAGAACCTGTCTCAAATCCTAAAAAAGTAGAAGCAGCCGTAAGTTTTCTGTATAACCTGTTTGATGATCAGATCAATATTGTTCATATTATTGTAAACGGACAGAGAAATAGCGAGAAGCTTTCATATCCTAACCGCTACCTTTATAAGCAATTTTAA